DNA sequence from the Malus sylvestris chromosome 10, drMalSylv7.2, whole genome shotgun sequence genome:
aggtcttggtacaacgtaaatccgaccgtgaatctgcaagtaatgtaaataacacaagatgtattgtggttcaccccaaggtttgggctacgtccacactgattgtatttctctgagagtacttgtgagggagagaatgtgagagctatgctctagataggagagacttagggtttgtgagggtgaggaggcccttttatagaataagggctcctcccctaattacatatttgcccattcctttattacataattacatttaagttccccgagtatttatacgaggtttaaatacgaggccctaaatatggtataaacaatagtcccccaagttttcagtcaagagagtcttttggttggagacttgaaattcagtccatgtgtgggccaaagtaactagatgctatcttgaactgatgctggatatgaggcagtgctcaatctgaaatgacgctcaactagaagtagcacacgttacgaggctgctcggctcgtggcttatgttgccttggttggttcggcttgcggcgtttgaaggtgagggagtcccttttatagaataaaggctcgctcctcaatacatgaatgatgggctagagttgatgctctctaataatgGTGAGAGAGTCACTTTTATATAATaaaggctcgttcctcaatacataaattatgggctagagttgatgcttgcggtgaggcggttgctcagtaggcggcgatgctctctaatggtggtgagggagtcccttttataaaataagggctcgctcctcagtacatgaacaatgggtgctctctagtgaaagtgagggagtcccttttatagataagggctcgctcctcactacataagtaatgggctaagtcccccaagtatttttcatgaggcccagttgaggcccaatatatggtgtatagtgtagtccctcaagtcttcggtcaatagagtctgttggctggagacttcaaattgaatccatgtatgggccgaagcggcggttgttcggaggcggtatttgtataccctgcactgaagctttgtaggtgaagctttgtaggtgaagctttgcaaatgaagctttgaagctagagctctgtaaatgaagcttttgaagctagggctctataaatgaagcttttgaagctaggactctgtaaatgaagcttttgaagctgattgacatgagtgatgctcatgaatgttgatatgagtgatgctcatgaatgttgatatgagtgatgcttatgaatgtttatgtatgattaatatgagtaatgcttatgaatgtttatgtatgattggcatgagtgatgctcatgtataattttgaagtactgaacgtacttttgttcacctagttggtggcatgaaagagagtacgtgttgtacatttcatcacttagttggtggtaatagcggtgggttgccgaataattttggagtactggcgtacttttgatcacctggttggtgctaatAGCGGTAGGTtaccgaataattgtggagtactgggcgtacttttgatcgcctggttggagctttttttttttactattaccctctgatggggtttatacagatgtctccgaaagataggaaaaataaattacatcattcaaaaaatcAATAAAGCAGTCTgcgttgcttttgcttttgcttttgttttctgcttcGTTTTTGTGGGAGTGATTGAGCTGTCTGAGggcctttcttttctttttgttgtataAGTGCGACAAAGCATGGTAACACATGTGAAGAGTTATTCCCTTTGTCCAAGTGGGTTGTTGAAGATAACCCATCTTGATTGCAGCACCACAAGCCTGCACCTTGGTAGCATAAGTATGCCTTTTTCCATGTGGtcgacaaaaacaaaagtagcTCACAACCCAAGAGGCATCTGCTGGCGGTCAATATAATGAGATGCTCCAACTCATATTTTAAATCCACCCCACCCCTGTCTCCCCACTTGGAAAAGTAATCCTCTGCTTCTGTAACCATTTGATCCACATGTCTTCCAGTTCCTGGGATCTAGTGTGTTGGCTGCCATGCGTACATCTTGGTGGCTGTAAAATTCAGTGCTCCAGTGAGGGACAGACGACGGGTGAGCTGCTTCATGGTGTTTGCTGATGTACGGACGACGGCAAATCGAATGGTGTAGGTGAAACTGAGGGACCTGAGGGAGGTCTGCCGCTTCTTGAGCATAAAAAATCCAACTGGACAGTGCCCACCAGAAAAAGTCACCAACAAACGGCTTTTGAAGCAGAAgacgaagaaaaaagaaaaaaatcgagTTTATGGGCCTTTCAAAATCTCATTCTGGCCACCCAAGTCAAGCAATCGAAGCCCCTCCGTAGCCATAAGCCTAATCTCTGTCTCCGCCCAATGCTCATTCGGAATCTTCCCCTTCCCACTCTCCACAGGCTCCCGCAGCAACACACCTGCCGATTCCGGATCCTCTGCATACGCCAGGAGCCCAGGATTGACTTACATCGACACCAACCCATCCTTTTCAAAATCAAACACGGCACCATTACCACCGTCGACTCTGTACCCAAATACATCGATACTATGAGGACGAGTGCGATGGCGACTAAGGCGATGATTAAGAGGCTCGATCTGGGGTTTCCTTTCAGATTCACGGCGAAGCTCCGGGGTTTCTTGAACCAGGCCGAACCCGACTCCCCATTGGAGACACAGATGGAGCATAAACCAGCGCCAGGGTTTTAGTTTCGAGATAGGACTGAGTTTGAGGATCTCGGGACCTGGGCGGATGGCATCGAGGATGGAGGTGAGAGAGCGATAGTTGCGACGATGTCGTTGATGGTGACTGCGGTGGAAGAAGCAGCGGACGTAGCTGTGGAAGCAAGCGATGGTGAAGACTGCACTGAAGAGAATGATGACTGAGTAGAGGTATATGAGGAGCAGCAGCCATGGAAggggaaaacaaagaaaataagctGTAACATCTTCAACGAAATACTGAGGCACTCGCAGTTGGGAGATCTTTAGGGCAAACAGTCGTCGCAACTTTTCTTAATGCAAAGGTGGTAGTGGTTTCTCCTCATCTGGTGATTGATTGAATGATAGATTTGATTATCCTTCCTTCGACTTTGACCCCGTCGACATCAGAGGGAGAGCCTGCGACTGACTAGATGGATATGGGCCTCAACTTCGTGGGCTGTCATGGTAGTATCCTCCGTTATGGGCATAACAGTGGTTCAGATCACAGACTGAAAATATGGCAACAACTTTGTAAATTCgaagtttgagagagagaaagagagctctGTGTCTGTATCTTTATGTGGGTTTTTGCAtattcacggcggaggtgaaaaattgagagagaaccgacataacttttcgtgtcgattcccacagacggcaccaaatgttgatgcacaaaaccggaggtcttggtacaacgtaaatccgaccgtgaatctgcaagtaatgtaaataacacaagatgtatcatggttcaccccaaggtttgggctacgtccacactgattgtatttatctgagagtacttgtgagagagagaatgtgagagCTATGCTCTAGATAGGAAagacttagggtttgtgagggtgaggaggcccttttatagaataagggctcatcccctaattacatatttgccccttcctttattacataattacatttaagtcccccgagtatttatacgaggtctaaatacgaggccctaaatatggtataaacactttTCATTTTCTAGGTCTTATTACATAGCAAAAAATTACGGCTGCCTTGCGAAtacttgcatatggagcatctgcagatcaagtggatgagatcgcgAGGTTGGGAAGAACAACTGTTTTGGAGTCCCTGATGTggttttgctctgcaattgaaGCCCTCTACACCAATGAGTACATCTGGACACCCACGCCAAGGGACATGCGAAGGCTTCTGAGGAAGGGGGAGATGCGAGGTttccctggcatgattggaagcattgacTGCATGCACTAGACttggaaaaattgtccaagtgcGTGGCAAGGAGCTTATGACGACAGAAAATGAGCCAAAAgcatcattttggaagcggttgcttcatttgatacatggatttggccttctttttttggtgttccaggagcttataatgacctaaatgtccttgcccaatccctaGTGTTCGACAAACTGCTACAAGGAAAATCGCCAAGATGCACATATTGGGTTAATGGTACCCAATACAAGGGATCATAGTACCTTGcagatggcatttacccaaggtggtcaacgtttgtcaaaacagtgccacatccacaaactaaaaaggaaaaacacttcacaaaatgtcaagaagggtgtaggaaagatgtcgagcgttgttttggtatccagcaagctcgttgggcgattatCAAGGCTGcagctagaatgtttgatgtcgaggctcttcgatccatcatgatgacgtgtattattctccacaacatgattgttgaagatgagtatgattctgATGCCATCGATGAATATGAGCCGGAtccgatgaacaattcaagaacacgtatctacTGTGCTCATGACCGGACCGAAGATCTCGTGCAACACGAGCTGTTGGAACACGATGGACattacaatgaattgatcgttcAGCAGTACACTGATGTGCAAGAGCCATATTGGCACGTAACCCGCCAaaatgacttgattgagcaccagtgggAATTGCATGAAGGcaaagataattaaaatgaggcttgtggttgaagaataaagtgtatttttttttaagtttatgtaattctatgtagtgtgttttgtttttaagtttatttggtgagtttatgtaatcttatttggtgagtttatgtaatcttatttcatgtgtttaaataaagtacaaaaataaataaataattacattaaaattgcataataaattaaataaaactaaataaagttttaaaaataaataagaaataacataaaaattacataagaaattaaataaaattctaaaaaaataagaaattacataaaaattatacaaagtctctggagttaggatatgtggtgctaggatcttgATTGCTATGATTTGTGTAGCTAGAGCCCCCTTGACTTGTTTTcgcatctcttgcacgcctccttcgcacgacatctcttttttccaatgtccaaaaatattttgaattcggAGACAGTCCTACTAGAGACTTACTCATAGTGTCACGATCTGCTTATGCCATCCTTTCTTCTTTAAGCATTTCATTTTCTTGATGAAGTGCTTGTCTAACCAGCTCGCTCTCTCGATTAACTATTTCTCATTGTCTCTCAGCCGCCGCATCACGGGCCTCAGTAGCTACTATTATTGCTGCCATAGCAgcaactttttcctcatctctagccttttccCGTGCCATGTTtagttcaccttggcgagcaagttcctccatatatttagtgtagtcatttttggaataaccaccttttttctttgatgcctttttaccttgaggcctgAGGGACTGACGAGTCGGTTGGGTCTAGGGCACTCGTTCAGGCGTCCCTTCCGTGTCTTGAAATGTGTTGGCTTCTTGTTCGACCGTGTCTTATTTTGGAGAACTATGTAGACCCATACCGTGCATGACAACATCTGCACCggttgccacaattttgtatttaaggcaatctttgacaattttcCAACATTCCtatttgttgaatgatttgttctggttctttgaattgtagaatgcttgagcttgtagtgtctataaaaatgtgggataagatagtgttaaaaaatgcgggtgtaacacaaataaataaattaaaatattgatgtgggtggaatgcatataaattacataaaaatgatataagaaattaaataaaaattacataagaaattaaataaattaaaattttgatgcgggtggaatgcatataaaaattacataagaaataacataaaaattacatacaaaattaaataaattaaaatattgatgtgggtgtaatgcatataaataaataaaaatattgtcacctgatccgctaaacttgtcccactacgcAGGTTACCAgaagcatgagagatggcgtttttccaacaagtaaaggatgcgttgagttttttccaacgaccttgaagaccttgactagttctggCGTCTTTTCCATGTACATCACAAAACGCCTTagtaattttactccacatttctcgcttatccatcttattacccgtaatcgggtcatgagtagtgtgaacctaacattcacacaacgtaacatcttcaatgagctttcacgaagacattttttctcttaaagtgtagaaaatattgaaatgtagatagtatagaaagtgtagaaaatattgaaatgtggtgtaaggtggaagatgaaggttgggtatttatagaatttttttttttttacattttactatattttttttaaattttatgtattttttataatttttaattaattttaatgtagttaattaatctggaccattggatttaaaaaatattcaaatccaagagctaaGGATCTGCCATGTGGTCAACGGTCATAAATCTGACCGTTGGGCCCTTCTTTTGGGGGGGggaacgtggaccgttgatctgtgatcaGATAGTCcagtttaaaagtaaaatttaaatttttgttaccgttggaaatccaacagtgtagaaaaactagccgttggaaatccaacggctttGAGCAAGCCACGTCACTGCAACATAAGTGGGCTGACACCGCTTGCCCCCTTGTCCCCTACTCGCTGCCAAGCGCGAGTCCAGTCCACGCACCAGCCAAATAGGCCGGCTCTTGGGTCTGTCAAAAATGGGTTGGTCTGTTGcctggcttgggctgggtgccaggcagCCTGACGGGCTGGAGTGAATTCTATGATCCTCAGCTTGATATTTGGACTGGGTGCTGGGCAAAGTTCACTCTGGTGGACTTACTCTAATCAGGAGAAAAtgatatgaataaatttgaacaaaatgttttttattaattggaaATTCAACTATCATGCAAATCCTAAACAACCTAAGTCAAGGGATACAATCCTATTATTATCGCATCAATCCAAAGCTACCAGTAGTTCAACGGTTAACACAAATTAAGTGTAGTGCTTAGCACAATCAAAAGTGTGATTATGCATTATTACAAACCAGATAAAAATGTAGAAAGGTGGACACCAAACTATGCATGTGAACCGCCTTACTGCCACACCCACTTGTTTGCTTTAAAAGCCTCATTTTTCTCACTATTTCTTAAAGGGTTTGAAAAACAAAACGTGAGTGGATCGTAAAATTTAATCATTCAAATATAATAACctctattttgaaaaaaaaaaaaatatatatatatatatatatatatataattgaaattTACATATAGTATCTACTAATATATAATCACAATCATCAACCAAATGATGTAAAAACAATTAACTCATATATGTACTCAATCAATAATATTAGCATCAAATGGTACAATATACCAAGCAGGTGGAAAGGTATCAACCAATCAATAGTTAGCATCAACTAGCCCATCTAGCATTTACTAGAAATATTAGTACCTGCAAATATCATACGGACGTAActagctataaaaaataaatgtgcATGATGACGATGTGGTGAAAATAAATCATCCAAGTCATATCTAAACATCACTTCTCATAATTCTTATTAAGTCTCATCAAAGACCACTATTTATGCATCAAAAACAGTTTATTTGAAAACATCGTTTTTGAAGGGATTTACTCACAGATATGGAAATTGTAACACCTCGCTAGGCTCCTTACCAAATTCCAACTTAACCTCACTCGATCCTACGAATGCACGTTTTAGACATGAGTTGCACAAACTGAGCGCGTCATGTGATTTAGAACATTGAAAGAGTTTTGCACACACTGCCATGCGCCGCCACGGTGGCATCACGCGTTGAAAGATGCATCGTCGTTTCTTACACCGTCACCGGCGAACGCGCCACCGTGGTTCAGCGAGTAGACGTCACACTTGCCATTGTTGGAGTCACATGCTTGTTGTCAGAAAATGTAAGAAAGAGGTACAAAATAGACCTTTGTTGTCAGAGGATCCAATTAATTCTAACGACACATCTGTTGTCGCCGTTAAACCTAATGGTGACTACCATCTGTGGCCATCCACCGACCCTGGAAACTTGTTGGATTATGCAAAAAGAGCCCAGATTGATGCAGAGCTTGGATTAGGCTTGTTTTCAACAGAAATCAGTCCTAAATTACAGCAAACACTCTAAAAAAGTTTAGAAACTCACCTAAAACGATTTTGGGTCGAATGTAGGTTGAATTGACCTTGGATTCAATGGTTTTTCTTCAAAGGAGCTTGCCGGATTCTAGAAAACGAACAAAGTGCATGCATGGGTTAAAAACACGAGAGTCCAGCTCGAAACCTCACCATTTCCTTACCAAACTAAAACAGGTTCAAACCCAAATGAAAACTCCCCCAAATGGCTTCAAACTCAATGGTTTTcaccattgttctaaaaatccctgcCTAGACCCCGTCTAGGCACTAGGCGGCTGGCCATGGTCCTGATTAATCtctaagggggcgtttgtttggcCTCGTTAACTGGGACTGGACTGAACTAGACTACTTACTAATGTAGTCCCATGTTTGGTTTGTATTGGGACTAAGTTAAATGGGACTAAAGAGGACTCGCGCGGATTAGAGGCCTCGCCAGGAGTTCTTAGCGAGACCCTCCACAAACCACAAGACTTGCTAAGACCATCTCCGCTTAGCCCATTTCGCTTCGCccctgtttcttcttctccactcTTGCATCCATTTTCATCTTATTCCTCTCTGTTTCGCCCCTTTACGATTTCTGGGCTACGTTCTTTTGGATCTCGAAGGAAATTGCTTCGATTTGTAGATCAATGGGAGGAAATGGGCATTGTGGTCATGATCGCCATGGATGCCAAGCCCTTGCAAGCTTCAATTCCCAACGCTTCAGCCTACAACGCATCAAGGCCTCAAATACCCACTTCTGATTTGGTCTCCCCCACCATTTCTAACATGCCGATAATTTTTTCCCGCTCTGAAGAAAACTGCTCCATCCTCTCAAAGTCTCCAAGTTTCTTATTCTTCTGCAACCTCTCCCATCAGGTAAAGacgattgctttttttttttccctcaattttttatttttttttcacatgggTTTGCTTGGTGCTATGTTGTTGCTGATTAGCGTCATTAAAATTTGGGATTTCTaaagaaattaatcaaaatatATAGTTTCTTGGTGCTAGtctagcttagtccctgaagctagtcaaGTCCAAGATAGTCAAGTCCAAGATAGTCCagtacaacaaacgcaccctaagtgtttcaaaattaagaaagtgcGCCTAGACCGCTTGGGCGCCTGCCTAGTCCACCTAGGCCCCCGTCTAGCCGTTAGGCCTCAACTTGCCGTCTGATTAGTacctaacgtcttttagaaccttggttttCACTGGAGTTTGTCACTGGAGCTGGGAAAGCATGCATAGAGGATAACAAGGATTAAAAACCATCCATTTGAATTCAACTAGGGGTATTTGGTCATTTCACATGATTCaggaataaaatacaatattttaAGGTACTAGTTGTAACATCCTCGCTCTCTCACACACAATTTTTACATTGTTACTATGTGTTtgagttttgatttaaaaaaatgagCCATTTTAGAGTTCTCTCTAAATGTAAAGATAGAGATAGGATTGAGATTTAATTGGTACGTTGAAAGATTTTCGGTTGTCAAGATTGCCACCGACACTCAAAACTTGGAGTCTCAACAATCCAAAGTCCTGTGGCAGAAAaacttttacttttttttttttttttttttttttttggaaactgcaGAAAAAACCTTTATTTGACATTGCAGTAGCCAGTAGGGCCAATTGTCAAGGCAAATAACTCCAAATTGTTGCATCCTAATCTTTTATAAGGGGTCTTTTCCACATAATAGCGTCAACCAAAGACCGGAGCATCTTAGCAGACACTAGAGAAAAATCCCTAGTCACTTCGTCGCTCCAAAATCTTTTGGCAAACTCTAAAACAtgacttataaaaaaaatgtttgacatTGCAGTAGGCCCAATTGTCAAGGCAAATGACTCCAAATTGTTGCTACATTGGGAAACCACGTACATCAAAAGGTGCGTGGCGGTGGCATGAATTATCCTCACCTGCAACCTTATCCTCTATACATACATCACATGAAATATGATATAATATGCAACACTAGTATTATTGCTAGTCAAGCCCTTTCTCAAGGACAATTTTAGCCCGTTGGCAGTGATTCTCGAGCAGCCTAGAGAAAGAGACTCGACATCCGACACCAAGGACGAACCAAATCCAACCATTAAACTTCATCGCATCACCACCATTATAACGTTACAATGTGCCCTCATCTGGCCCACCACCATACCCATTTTCCCTTCCTTCTTTTGCCGTTTGTTCCATGCGTTTCCGTGGCGCCTGACTTCAGTAACCCAATGAAGCAACCTGGTCTCAGTAGTCGATGACGATGGAATATGATTCTCTTCCTCTTaattctctccaatttccttcATCTCAcggcttttttgtttttgtttttatatctaGAAAGGAAGAAAGTAGGGGAGAAATATTTGAGATGAGAGAATCATACTCCAtcgatatacattctatcttacATCATATACAAAATGAATTTCATCATTTAATACTTTGATTTGGTAATGCATTGCTATGCGAAAGTTTTGTGATAATGTATTATAAGATCGTGATGTCATAGTGGTATTTTTTCATGTAAGTTGTTCTCGTTATCGTAATTGACATACACAATCAATGAGGCATTTAGTATTAGTGatccaaaaaaattatacatgagacTCTATCATTGACTAGAAACATATATTTGCATCACGTAAGTTGCTCGTTATACAATGAACACTTTATATTGAAGAAATAACTCTTTTATTATCAATTAACTATGttagtaccatattatattgggcctcattacttgggcttccagagattgagcccatgattcatgtaaaagaggaggaacccttagtctataaaagggcctcatcaccctcacaatccaaaagctctcatcctcacatacaaagcctcacatccccaaatagaggctctcatattcagagcatccCTCTCTCAACTCTCTTTCTCTATGAACCcaacagagggcaataccctcacaaacacaacaacactttgtaatccatacatacagttacagagatatacaatcaacatcagtgtggacgtagcctgaacattggggtgaaccatgatacatcttgttctctttactttcttgcagattcacggttggatttacgttgttccaaaacccctccgattttgtgcatcaacatttggcgtcatttgtgggaaacgacatgaaaagttgtgtcggttctctctcattttttcacctccgccgttaatctgtaaaaaacaaaaacccagaaacagaaaagCTTCAAATCTCTCTCATCACACTCTTTGTCTCTCTTCATATATCCCGCTCCTCAGCATTTcgtttcttcaatcttcttctctctcaaatttctcTGCTAGAACGAAGTGAAAAGATTGAAAAGGGCTTCAATGGCGAAATTGGTTCTGCTAATTGCTCTGTGTGTGTTGTCGGCTCTGGCCGCAGCCACGGGTCCCATGAAGACCCCGTTCACGGTGGAGGGGAAGGTCTACTGCGACACTTGCTGCGCTGGGTATGAGACCAAAGCCATCACCTACATTGCCGGTGCCAAGGTTAGACTGGAATGTAGAGACAAAAGCAGCATGGCACTCGTGTACACCAAAGAAGGGACAACCGACTCAGCAGGTTGCTATAAGATCCTGGTCGCAGAGGACCATTTGGACCAGTTCTGTGATGCAGATACAAGTTGCTACTGTTTTAGTTTCTCTTTGCAAAGAGAATGAACTAAGGGGAAATCTGTTTCAGGATCGAGCTGGTGAGGTTGGTGTCGGAGAGCGTGAACTTGATGATGGTCAACAATgaagagaaaagaataaaatcTGAGAGATTGGGATTTGACTGGGTAGGACCTCAAGTGGGTAGGGGACAAactacaaaagaggtattaATGATTAATTAGGTGCACATGTATGACAGCAgtgcagagacagagagagagaggtgcggtggaaaagggaaagtaaaagcaaaatcAAAAGCTCAAATTCCCTTCAATTGTGCAGATGCTATCTCACTATCCAACCATCTGCCATACCCACCTTCTGCATCAGCTTTTTTgaataatgtgatttacttttcttatcttttgtagacatctgtataaacccacCAGAGTgtaatcataaataaataaagaaggcagcatgccaaaaaaaaaaaaaaacaggtgatcaaaagtatgcccagtactccaaaattattcagcagcctgccgttattatcaccaaccaggtgatcaaaagtatgcccagtacttcaaaaattattcagcagtctgccgttattatcaccaaccacgtgatcaaaagtacacctagtactctaaaattattcggcagcctgccgttattatcactaaccaggcgatcaaaagtacgcccagtactccaaaaattattcggctTCAGtagcctgctgctattatcaccaaccaggtgattaaaggtacgcccagtacttcaaaattattcggcagcctgctgctattatcacctactaggtg
Encoded proteins:
- the LOC126584366 gene encoding olee1-like protein; amino-acid sequence: MAKLVLLIALCVLSALAAATGPMKTPFTVEGKVYCDTCCAGYETKAITYIAGAKVRLECRDKSSMALVYTKEGTTDSAGCYKILVAEDHLDQFCDADTSCYCFSFSLQRE